Proteins from a single region of Streptomyces sp. TN58:
- a CDS encoding 3-oxoacyl-ACP reductase: protein MSNEEIICRRLVGRTAVITGAGSGIGLATARRLASEGANVVCADIDETAGKAAAEEVAGLFVKVDVTDKEDVDALFKTAFDTYGSVDIAFNNAGISPPDDDSILTTELDAWRRVQDVNLTSVYLCCKAALPYMQRQGRGSIINTASFVAVMGAATSQISYTASKGGVLAMSRELGVQFAREGIRVNALCPGPVNTPLLQELFAKDPERAARRLVHIPLGRFAEPTEIAAAVAFLASDDSSFVNATDFLVDGGIAGAYVTPL from the coding sequence ATGTCCAACGAAGAGATCATCTGCCGCCGCCTCGTCGGCCGTACCGCCGTCATCACCGGAGCCGGCAGCGGCATCGGCCTCGCCACCGCCCGCCGCCTCGCGTCCGAAGGCGCCAACGTCGTCTGCGCGGACATCGACGAAACCGCCGGCAAGGCCGCCGCCGAAGAGGTCGCAGGCCTCTTCGTCAAGGTCGACGTCACCGACAAGGAAGACGTCGACGCCCTCTTCAAGACCGCCTTCGACACCTACGGCTCCGTCGACATCGCCTTCAACAACGCCGGCATCTCGCCTCCGGACGACGACTCCATCCTCACCACCGAGCTCGACGCCTGGCGCCGCGTCCAGGACGTCAACCTCACCTCCGTCTACCTCTGCTGCAAGGCCGCCCTGCCCTACATGCAGCGCCAGGGCCGCGGCTCCATCATCAACACCGCTTCCTTCGTCGCCGTCATGGGCGCCGCCACATCCCAGATCTCCTACACCGCCTCCAAGGGCGGCGTCCTCGCCATGTCCCGCGAACTCGGCGTCCAGTTCGCCCGCGAAGGCATCCGCGTCAACGCCCTGTGCCCCGGGCCCGTCAACACCCCCCTGCTCCAGGAGCTCTTCGCCAAGGACCCCGAACGCGCCGCCCGCCGGCTCGTCCACATCCCGCTCGGACGCTTCGCGGAGCCCACCGAGATCGCCGCCGCCGTGGCCTTCCTCGCCAGCGACGACTCGTCCTTTGTCAACGCCACCGACTTCCTCGTCGACGGCGGCATCGCGGGCGCGTACGTCACCCCGCTGTAG
- a CDS encoding aldehyde dehydrogenase family protein, with amino-acid sequence MSDAPAPSPLRVLNPATEELVAVVPAATRDDVDAAVARAAAAQRAWAAAAPADRARLLRRFAAVVDGHIEELALLEVREAGHTIGNARWEAGNVRDLLDFAAGGVERLNGRQIPVAGGIDVTFLEPLGVIGVIAPWNFPMPIAAWGLAPALAAGNAVILKPAETTPLTALRLAELALEAGIPEHLFQVLPGHGDTAGDALVEHPGVAKIVFTGSTRVGKQIMAKCADRVKRVTLELGGKSPNIVFADADLEAAAAAAPMAFLDNTGQDCCARTRILVQRSAYDRFLDLLAPGIAAVTVGDPLDEKTQVGPLISRTQLDRVRSFVTDDLTTVRGTAPEGPGFWYPPTLVTGVAPTAPVAAEEIFGPVAVVLPFEDEEDAVRLANATEYGLSGSLWTRDIGRALRVSRAVAAGNLSVNSHSSVRYWTPFGGYKQSGLGRELGPDALTAFTETKNVFISTEA; translated from the coding sequence GTGTCCGATGCGCCGGCCCCTTCCCCTCTACGCGTACTCAACCCGGCCACCGAGGAACTCGTCGCCGTCGTCCCGGCCGCCACACGGGACGACGTCGACGCCGCCGTCGCCCGGGCCGCCGCGGCCCAGCGCGCCTGGGCGGCGGCCGCCCCCGCCGACCGCGCCCGCCTGCTGCGCCGCTTCGCCGCGGTCGTCGACGGGCACATCGAGGAACTGGCCCTGCTGGAGGTCCGCGAAGCCGGCCACACCATCGGCAACGCCCGATGGGAAGCCGGCAACGTACGCGACCTCCTCGACTTCGCCGCCGGGGGAGTGGAACGGCTCAACGGCCGCCAGATCCCCGTCGCCGGCGGCATCGACGTCACCTTCCTCGAACCCCTCGGCGTCATCGGCGTGATCGCCCCCTGGAACTTCCCCATGCCGATCGCCGCCTGGGGCCTCGCCCCGGCCCTCGCCGCCGGCAACGCCGTCATCCTCAAACCCGCCGAGACCACCCCCCTCACCGCACTGCGCCTCGCCGAACTCGCCCTCGAAGCCGGGATCCCCGAGCACCTCTTCCAGGTGCTCCCCGGACACGGCGACACCGCCGGCGACGCACTCGTCGAACACCCCGGCGTCGCGAAGATCGTCTTCACCGGCTCCACCCGCGTCGGCAAGCAGATCATGGCCAAGTGCGCCGACCGGGTGAAGCGCGTCACCCTCGAACTCGGCGGCAAGAGCCCCAACATCGTCTTCGCCGACGCCGACCTGGAAGCCGCCGCGGCCGCCGCCCCCATGGCCTTCCTCGACAACACCGGCCAGGACTGCTGCGCCCGCACCCGCATCCTCGTACAGCGCTCCGCCTACGACCGCTTCCTCGACCTCCTCGCCCCCGGCATCGCGGCCGTCACCGTCGGCGACCCGCTCGACGAGAAGACACAAGTGGGCCCGTTGATCTCCCGGACCCAGCTGGACCGCGTACGGTCCTTCGTCACCGACGACCTCACCACCGTCCGCGGCACCGCCCCCGAAGGCCCCGGCTTCTGGTACCCGCCGACCCTCGTCACCGGTGTCGCCCCCACCGCGCCCGTCGCCGCCGAAGAAATCTTCGGACCCGTCGCCGTCGTCCTGCCCTTCGAGGACGAGGAGGACGCCGTACGCCTGGCCAACGCCACCGAATACGGCCTCTCCGGCTCCCTGTGGACCCGCGACATCGGCCGCGCGCTGCGCGTCTCGCGCGCCGTCGCCGCCGGCAACCTGTCCGTCAACTCCCACAGCAGCGTCCGCTACTGGACCCCCTTCGGCGGCTACAAGCAGTCCGGACTTGGCCGCGAGCTCGGACCCGACGCCCTCACCGCTTTCACCGAGACCAAGAACGTCTTCATCAGCACGGAGGCCTGA
- a CDS encoding glutamine synthetase family protein — MVDRKPPLAPEELRALVASGEIDTVVLAFPDMQGRLQGKRFAAQFFLDEVLAHATEGCNYLLAVDTDMNTVDGYEMSSWERGYGDFAMHPDPATLRRIPWNPGSAFILADLAWNDGTPVVAAPRQILRRQLDRLAEHGYTAMVGTELEFMVFKDTYEQAWNAGYRGLTPANQYNIDYSVLGTGRIEPLLRRIRNEMQAAGLTVESAKGECNLGQHEIAFRYDEALTTCDQHSVYKTGAKEIASQEGVSLTFMAKYDEREGNSCHIHLSLTDADGRNAMAGEGHGEHGMSPVMRHFLAGQLAALRDFSLLYAPNINSYKRFRPGSFAPTAVAWGLDNRTCALRVVGHGRSMRFENRLPGGDVNPYLAVAGLVAAGIYGIENRLELPPICTGNAYTGDYAHVPATLREAAELWENSEIAKAAFGPEVVAHYRNMARVELDAYDSAVTDWELRRSFERL; from the coding sequence GTGGTAGACCGCAAGCCGCCGCTCGCGCCCGAGGAGCTCCGCGCCCTCGTCGCCAGCGGTGAGATCGACACAGTCGTCCTGGCCTTCCCCGACATGCAGGGGCGGCTCCAGGGCAAGCGGTTCGCCGCACAGTTCTTCCTGGACGAGGTCCTCGCGCACGCCACCGAGGGCTGCAACTACCTCCTGGCCGTCGACACCGACATGAACACCGTCGACGGCTACGAGATGTCCTCCTGGGAGCGGGGCTACGGCGACTTCGCCATGCACCCCGACCCCGCCACCCTGCGCCGCATCCCCTGGAACCCCGGCAGCGCCTTCATCCTCGCCGACCTGGCCTGGAACGACGGCACGCCCGTCGTGGCCGCCCCCCGCCAGATCCTGCGCCGCCAGCTCGACCGCCTCGCCGAGCACGGCTACACCGCGATGGTCGGCACCGAGCTGGAGTTCATGGTCTTCAAGGACACCTACGAACAGGCCTGGAACGCGGGCTACCGAGGCCTGACCCCCGCCAACCAGTACAACATCGACTACTCGGTCCTCGGGACCGGCCGCATCGAACCCCTGCTGCGCCGGATCCGCAACGAGATGCAGGCCGCCGGCCTGACCGTCGAGTCGGCCAAGGGCGAGTGCAACCTCGGCCAGCACGAGATCGCCTTCCGCTACGACGAGGCGCTCACCACCTGCGACCAGCACTCCGTCTACAAGACCGGCGCCAAGGAGATCGCCTCCCAGGAAGGCGTCTCGCTCACCTTCATGGCCAAGTACGACGAGCGCGAGGGCAACTCCTGTCACATCCACCTCTCGCTCACCGACGCCGACGGACGCAACGCGATGGCCGGAGAGGGCCACGGGGAACACGGCATGTCCCCCGTGATGCGCCACTTCCTGGCCGGCCAGCTCGCCGCGCTGCGCGACTTCTCCCTTCTCTACGCCCCGAACATCAACTCCTACAAGCGTTTCCGGCCGGGATCCTTCGCGCCGACCGCGGTCGCCTGGGGCCTCGACAACCGCACCTGCGCCCTGCGCGTCGTCGGCCACGGCCGCTCCATGCGCTTCGAGAACCGCCTCCCCGGCGGCGACGTCAACCCCTACCTCGCCGTCGCCGGCCTGGTCGCCGCCGGGATCTACGGCATCGAGAACCGCCTGGAACTGCCGCCGATCTGCACCGGCAACGCCTACACCGGCGACTACGCCCACGTCCCCGCCACCCTGCGCGAAGCCGCGGAACTCTGGGAGAACAGCGAGATCGCCAAGGCCGCCTTCGGCCCCGAGGTCGTCGCCCACTACCGCAACATGGCCCGCGTGGAACTCGACGCCTACGACTCAGCGGTGACCGACTGGGAGCTGCGCCGCTCCTTCGAACGCCTGTAG
- a CDS encoding FadR/GntR family transcriptional regulator has protein sequence MTDTASQGDAARRLDPVLRQVRAGNGFEEALEQILQVVRLGLVPGGERLPPERELAERMGISRVTLREVLKVLQDQGLVEARRGRYGGTFVLPRPDTPAGGAEEELRRRVAGVDIEDVLRFREVLEVGAAGLCASQGLSEEGTERLLAALGATHDAPLADYRRQDTLFHLTLCELAGSATLTAQYAAVRATVNDLLDCIPLLVRNLEHSQQQHTALVESVLERDAAGARETMREHCCGTAALLRGFLA, from the coding sequence ATGACCGATACGGCGAGCCAGGGCGACGCCGCCCGGCGCCTGGACCCGGTGCTGCGCCAGGTGCGGGCGGGCAACGGTTTCGAGGAGGCGCTGGAGCAGATCCTCCAGGTGGTCCGCCTGGGGCTGGTGCCCGGCGGCGAACGGCTTCCGCCCGAGCGCGAGCTGGCCGAGCGGATGGGCATCAGCCGGGTCACCCTGCGCGAGGTCCTGAAGGTGCTGCAGGACCAGGGCCTGGTGGAGGCGCGCCGCGGCCGGTACGGCGGGACGTTCGTCCTGCCCCGCCCCGACACCCCGGCCGGCGGGGCCGAGGAGGAGCTGCGCAGACGGGTGGCGGGCGTGGACATCGAGGACGTCCTGCGCTTCCGCGAGGTCCTTGAGGTGGGGGCGGCCGGACTGTGCGCCTCCCAGGGGCTGTCCGAGGAGGGCACCGAACGGCTGCTCGCCGCGCTGGGGGCCACCCACGACGCCCCGCTCGCCGACTACCGCCGCCAGGACACCCTCTTCCACCTCACCCTGTGCGAGCTGGCCGGGTCCGCGACCCTGACGGCCCAGTACGCGGCCGTCCGGGCCACCGTCAACGACCTGCTCGACTGCATACCCCTGCTGGTGCGCAACCTGGAGCACTCCCAGCAGCAGCACACCGCGCTGGTGGAGTCGGTGCTCGAAAGGGACGCGGCCGGGGCGCGCGAGACCATGCGCGAGCACTGCTGCGGCACGGCGGCGCTGCTGCGCGGATTCCTCGCCTGA
- the eat gene encoding ethanolamine permease, with protein MADDIETRLTAGPAPTTSPAAGGDGPDDYLERRTLRRGSAGWLLLTGLGVAYVVSGDFSGWNVGLDKGGFGGLAIATVLMGTMYACLVFSLAELSTILPTAGGGYGFARRALGPWGGFLTGTAILIEYILAPAAIVIFIGDYVESLGLFGLTSSWPVYLGCFVVFIGVHLWGVGEALRFSLVVTAVAVAALLIFAVGAFTEFSADGLNDIPVDPDAFGSNSWLPLGVLGIWAAFPFGMWFFLGVEGVPLAAEEAKDPVRSMPKALAIAMGILTLLALITFFAATGAQGADAVKSAGNPLVVALEGDGGPTALSRFVNYAGLAGLVASFFSLIYAGSRQLFALSRAGYLPRFLSLTSKRKAPYLGLIIPGAIGFALAAATGNGARMLNIAVFGATISYALMALSHIVLRRREPRLERPYRTPGGILTSSVAFVLALSALVATFLVDKDAAFIALAVYAVALAYFAVHSRHHLVASAPEEEFAALAEAEAELARD; from the coding sequence ATGGCCGACGACATCGAGACACGGCTGACAGCCGGGCCCGCACCCACCACGTCACCCGCCGCCGGCGGCGACGGCCCGGACGACTACCTGGAGCGCCGCACCCTGCGCCGCGGCAGCGCCGGCTGGCTGCTCCTGACCGGGCTCGGGGTCGCCTACGTCGTCTCCGGTGACTTCTCCGGCTGGAACGTCGGCCTCGACAAGGGCGGCTTCGGCGGTCTCGCCATCGCCACCGTCCTCATGGGCACCATGTATGCCTGCCTGGTCTTCTCCCTCGCGGAGCTGTCCACCATCCTGCCCACGGCGGGCGGCGGCTACGGCTTCGCGCGCCGCGCGCTGGGCCCCTGGGGCGGCTTCCTCACCGGCACCGCCATCCTCATCGAGTACATCCTCGCGCCGGCGGCGATCGTCATCTTCATCGGCGACTACGTGGAGTCCCTCGGCCTCTTCGGCCTGACCTCCAGCTGGCCCGTCTACCTCGGCTGCTTCGTCGTCTTCATCGGCGTCCACCTCTGGGGCGTCGGGGAGGCGCTCCGCTTCAGCCTCGTCGTCACCGCCGTCGCCGTCGCCGCGCTGCTGATCTTCGCCGTGGGCGCCTTCACCGAGTTCAGCGCCGACGGCCTGAACGACATCCCCGTCGACCCGGACGCCTTCGGCTCGAACTCCTGGCTGCCGCTGGGTGTGCTCGGCATCTGGGCCGCGTTCCCCTTCGGCATGTGGTTCTTCCTCGGCGTGGAAGGCGTACCGCTGGCGGCCGAGGAGGCCAAGGACCCGGTCCGCTCCATGCCGAAGGCGCTGGCCATCGCCATGGGCATCCTCACCCTGCTCGCCCTGATCACCTTCTTCGCCGCGACCGGCGCGCAGGGCGCCGACGCCGTCAAGTCGGCCGGCAACCCCCTCGTCGTCGCCCTGGAGGGGGACGGCGGCCCGACCGCCCTGAGCCGGTTCGTGAACTACGCGGGCCTCGCGGGCCTCGTCGCCTCCTTCTTCTCCCTCATCTACGCCGGCTCCCGCCAGCTCTTCGCCCTCTCGCGCGCCGGCTACCTGCCCCGCTTCCTCTCGCTCACCTCGAAGCGCAAGGCCCCCTACCTGGGCCTGATCATCCCCGGCGCGATCGGTTTCGCCCTGGCCGCCGCCACCGGCAACGGCGCCCGCATGCTCAACATCGCCGTCTTCGGCGCCACCATCTCCTACGCCCTGATGGCCCTCTCCCACATCGTGCTGCGCCGCCGGGAGCCGCGGCTGGAGCGCCCCTACCGCACCCCGGGCGGAATCCTGACCTCGTCGGTGGCCTTCGTACTCGCCCTGTCGGCCCTGGTCGCCACCTTCCTGGTGGACAAGGACGCGGCGTTCATCGCCCTGGCCGTGTACGCCGTCGCGCTGGCCTACTTCGCGGTCCACAGCCGGCACCACCTGGTGGCGTCGGCCCCCGAGGAGGAGTTCGCGGCCCTCGCGGAAGCCGAGGCGGAACTGGCCCGCGACTGA
- a CDS encoding gamma-glutamyl-gamma-aminobutyrate hydrolase family protein: MPRPLIGITTYVEESTRYGVWDVPASLVPTGYHELVQAAGGAAVLLPPDEPGSAAEVLSRVDGLVVAGGPDVDPVHYGAARDPRTGAPAAVRDRWELALINAALEADVPVLGICRGMQALNVALGGTLIQHIDGHVDTPGVMSWHPVRPVPGTRYADLVPDEAQVPTYHHQAVERLGRGLVASAHALDGTVEAIELPDPARWVLGVQWHPERDDDTRVMASLITAAAVRGAVPVA, translated from the coding sequence GTGCCCAGGCCGCTCATCGGCATCACCACCTACGTCGAGGAATCCACCCGCTACGGCGTGTGGGACGTCCCGGCGTCCCTCGTACCGACCGGGTACCACGAACTCGTCCAGGCGGCGGGCGGCGCGGCCGTGCTGCTGCCGCCCGACGAGCCCGGATCGGCGGCGGAGGTGCTGAGCCGGGTGGACGGCCTGGTCGTCGCGGGCGGCCCCGACGTGGACCCGGTCCACTACGGAGCCGCGCGCGACCCCCGTACGGGCGCCCCCGCGGCGGTCCGCGACCGGTGGGAGCTGGCCCTGATCAACGCCGCCCTGGAGGCGGACGTGCCCGTCCTCGGCATCTGCCGCGGGATGCAGGCGCTGAACGTGGCCCTCGGCGGCACCCTGATCCAGCACATCGACGGGCACGTCGACACCCCGGGCGTCATGTCCTGGCACCCGGTCCGCCCGGTCCCGGGCACCCGTTACGCGGACCTCGTCCCCGACGAGGCGCAGGTCCCGACCTACCACCACCAGGCGGTCGAGCGCCTGGGCCGCGGCCTGGTCGCCTCGGCGCACGCGCTCGACGGCACGGTGGAGGCCATCGAACTGCCCGACCCGGCGCGCTGGGTGCTGGGCGTGCAGTGGCACCCGGAGCGGGACGACGACACCCGGGTGATGGCGTCCCTGATCACGGCCGCCGCCGTCCGCGGCGCGGTCCCGGTGGCCTGA
- a CDS encoding LysR family transcriptional regulator has product MGDEEWVPLAHRVPDLGALELLLAVARVGSLSGAARRLGITQPAASSRIRAMESRLGVALVDRSPRGSTLTAEGALVTDWARRVVEAAEAFDAGAQALRGRRDSRLRVAASMTIAEYLLPGWLIALRGQRPDTAVSLHAGNSAVVVQRVLTHEADLGFVEGLTVPEGLDSAVIAQDRLVVAVAPVHPWARRTRGVEAAELAATPLILRERGSGTRQVLDAALAGHGGLAAPLLELASTTAVKAAALGGAGPCVLSELAVVDELAARRLVEVPVSGAGLGRALRAVWPAGARPAGPARDLLSLTRGTP; this is encoded by the coding sequence ATGGGTGATGAGGAGTGGGTTCCGCTGGCGCACCGCGTACCGGACCTGGGAGCGCTGGAGCTGCTGCTGGCGGTGGCCCGTGTCGGGAGCCTGAGCGGGGCGGCCCGGCGGCTGGGCATCACCCAGCCCGCGGCGAGCAGCCGGATCCGGGCGATGGAGAGCCGGCTGGGGGTGGCCCTGGTGGACCGTTCTCCGCGGGGGTCGACGCTGACGGCCGAGGGCGCGCTGGTCACCGACTGGGCCCGGCGGGTGGTGGAGGCGGCGGAGGCCTTCGACGCGGGTGCGCAGGCGCTGCGGGGGCGGCGGGACTCGCGGCTGCGGGTGGCGGCCAGCATGACCATCGCCGAGTACCTGCTGCCGGGGTGGCTGATCGCGCTGCGCGGGCAGCGGCCGGACACGGCGGTGTCGCTGCACGCGGGCAACTCCGCGGTGGTCGTGCAGCGGGTGCTCACGCATGAGGCCGACCTGGGCTTCGTGGAGGGGCTGACGGTGCCCGAGGGGCTGGACTCGGCGGTGATCGCGCAGGACCGCCTGGTCGTGGCGGTGGCGCCGGTCCATCCGTGGGCCCGGCGGACGCGGGGTGTGGAGGCGGCCGAACTGGCGGCGACCCCGCTGATCCTGCGTGAGCGGGGGTCGGGTACCCGGCAGGTGCTGGACGCCGCGCTGGCCGGGCACGGCGGGCTGGCCGCACCGCTGCTGGAGCTGGCGTCGACGACGGCGGTGAAGGCGGCGGCGCTGGGCGGCGCGGGGCCGTGCGTGCTGTCGGAGCTGGCAGTCGTGGACGAGCTGGCCGCGCGCCGGCTGGTGGAGGTGCCGGTGTCGGGCGCCGGGCTCGGGCGGGCTCTGAGGGCCGTCTGGCCGGCGGGTGCCCGCCCGGCGGGCCCGGCCCGGGACCTGCTGTCCCTGACCCGGGGCACGCCCTGA
- a CDS encoding TDT family transporter, giving the protein MATTVVRPRTLTEPAPTAHKAPALRHLGPNWYACVMGTAIVANAGATLPYQLPGQRVACQLVWALSAAALAVLLTARAGHWLHHRDQARAHLLDPAVAPFYGCLSMALLAVGGGTLVVGSDLIGTGAAVAAGAVLFTAGTAIGLVGAVAVPYLMVVRHKVEPRQATPVWLLPVVAPMVSAAVGPLLIPHLPPGQPREALLLACYAMFGISLLATLLMLPLIFGRLIVGGPLPLALTPTLFLVLGPLGQSTTAVNLLADMAPQAVGAPYAGALGAFAFVYGVPVTGFALLWLALAVCLLVRAARAGMGFAMTWWALTFPVGTCVTGAAGLARHTGLTALAWLAAALFLALLAAWLLATAHTLRGLLTGRLLS; this is encoded by the coding sequence ATGGCCACCACCGTCGTGCGACCCCGCACCCTCACCGAACCCGCGCCCACCGCCCACAAGGCACCGGCGCTGCGACACCTCGGCCCGAACTGGTACGCCTGCGTCATGGGCACCGCGATCGTCGCCAACGCCGGCGCGACCCTCCCCTACCAGCTCCCCGGCCAGCGCGTGGCCTGCCAGCTCGTCTGGGCGCTGTCCGCCGCCGCCCTCGCCGTCCTGCTCACGGCCCGCGCCGGACACTGGCTCCACCACCGCGACCAGGCCCGCGCCCACCTCCTCGACCCCGCCGTCGCCCCCTTCTACGGCTGCCTGTCGATGGCGCTGCTGGCCGTCGGCGGCGGCACCCTCGTCGTCGGCAGCGACCTCATCGGCACCGGCGCGGCCGTCGCCGCCGGCGCCGTGCTCTTCACCGCGGGCACCGCGATCGGCCTGGTCGGAGCCGTGGCCGTGCCCTATCTGATGGTGGTACGCCACAAGGTCGAGCCGAGGCAGGCCACCCCCGTCTGGCTGCTCCCCGTGGTCGCGCCCATGGTCTCCGCCGCCGTCGGCCCGCTGCTGATACCCCACCTGCCCCCCGGCCAGCCCCGCGAGGCCCTGCTGCTCGCCTGCTACGCCATGTTCGGCATCAGCCTGCTCGCCACGCTGCTGATGCTGCCCCTGATCTTCGGCCGGCTGATCGTGGGCGGCCCCCTGCCCCTGGCCCTCACCCCGACCCTGTTCCTGGTCCTCGGCCCTCTCGGCCAGTCCACCACCGCCGTGAACCTGCTCGCCGACATGGCCCCGCAGGCCGTCGGCGCCCCCTACGCCGGCGCGCTCGGCGCCTTCGCGTTCGTCTACGGGGTGCCCGTGACGGGCTTCGCCCTGCTGTGGCTGGCCCTCGCCGTGTGCCTGCTGGTCCGGGCGGCCCGGGCCGGCATGGGCTTCGCGATGACCTGGTGGGCGCTGACCTTCCCCGTCGGGACCTGCGTCACCGGCGCCGCCGGCCTGGCCCGCCACACCGGCCTCACGGCCCTCGCCTGGCTCGCGGCGGCCCTCTTCCTGGCCCTGCTGGCCGCCTGGCTCCTCGCCACCGCCCACACCCTCCGCGGCCTCCTGACGGGCCGCCTCCTCTCATAG